One genomic region from Pongo abelii isolate AG06213 chromosome 4, NHGRI_mPonAbe1-v2.0_pri, whole genome shotgun sequence encodes:
- the SPINK14 gene encoding serine protease inhibitor Kazal-type 14, producing the protein MAKSFLVFSLLSFILIHLVLSSVSGPIHWWPPHGIIKVKCPYEKVKLSWYNGTVNPCPGLYQPICSTNFITYDNPCILCVESLKSHGRIRFYHDGKC; encoded by the exons ATGGCCAAATCTTTCCTAGTATTCTCACTTTTGTCCTTTATCTTGATACATTTGGTGTTATCTTCTG TTTCAGGCCCTATACACTGGTGGCCACCACATGGAATTATTAAG GTGAAGTGTCCATATGAGAAAGTAAAGTTGAGTTGGTACAATGGAACAGTCAACCCCTGCCCTGGCTTATATCAACCCATCTGCAGCACCAATTTTATAACCTATGATAATCCCTGCATCCTGTGTGTTGAGAGCTT GAAATCTCATGGAAGAATCAGGTTTTACCATGATGGAAAATGTTAG